CCCGTGATGCTCCACGATTTGCTTGCATATTGCCAGGCCCAGGCCGGTGCCTTTTGGCTTGTCTGTCAAAGTCTCCCCAGCCTGTTTGAACTTTTCAAATATTCTTTCGTGATCCTCCCTGGCTATTCCTATCCCCGTATCAATTACGCTTACGGTAATTTCATCGCCTATCATCCTGGCCCGGCAGGTCACGGACCCTTCATTGGTAAATTTTACTGCATTTGAAATCAGGTTGATAATTACCTGGATCAGCCTGTCCCTGTCGCCGGTTAAATCAGGCAGCCCTTCTTCGATTTCCTTAAAAAAAGCCAGGCCTTTTTGTTCAAAGAGGTACGACGATGCCGCCGTTGCCCTTTCAATGACATCTGCCATTGAAAGCTTTTCCATTTTCCATTCGATTTTCCCGGCTTCCAGCTTTGCTATGTCCAGAACGTCGTTAATCAGTTCCGTCAACCTTTCGCCTTCCGATACGATGATTTCAAGATTGTCCTTAACCTGCTTGACCGTTTTTTCAATTCTTCTGTCAGTTGATATAATCAGCGGGAATATATGTTCTTCCAGCCTTTTTTGGGTTATCTTGGCAAAACCCAGCACGGAAGTAAGGGGGGTTCTGAGCTCATGAGACACGGTAGATAAAAAGTCGGTCTTAAGCTCGTCCAGCTCCGTCAGCTTCTCATTGGACTGTCTTAACGCTTCTTCAACCTTTTTCCGTTCGGTAATTTCCATTTTAAGCTTCCTGTTAGTCTCCAGCAGTTCTTCAAAAAGGTCCATCATCAGTTTGGCAACCCGGGCGTCCACTATTTCTACAGTAGCCGGGCAGTCTTTATGCACCGCTTCCCGTACCAAGTCGCTGCCCGTAACCTCAAACACCAGGTTTAGACCCGGCTGCCAGAGCAAATCGCGGTAATCGTAAAATGCGCGCACTTTTAACTTTTTAGCCAGAGCCAATCCGGCGGCATTTGGATTAATATCGCAAATGCCGATTACTTCGACTTCTTTTAAAGTAGACAGGGCGTCCAAAATCGACGTCCCTCCCCGGCCGCCGCCGATTATGCCCACCTTGATCATAGCTGGTCTTTTACACCGTCCCGTTTTTCAGGTTAACTGCATGCGGTCAGTTTTTTAACCGCTTAAACCGCCCCAGTTTCAAGAGCACATTTCCTTATTTTTTTAAATTATAATAAAATGGTAATTACTAATCATTTTCGGTACTTCTACAAAAAGGCAACAATTCCTACCAACCGGTAAAAAAATAATAAATTCATCGAAATAAAGAATCCCGGCGATGCAAAAAGTCATCCTCCCCAAACCTTTTTCCCGTTTAAGGCAAACCTTTCCGTTAATGCTTAAAATCAGGCATAAACGGCATAAACGATCAAGTAAAACTTTGAAATTAATTATCAATCAGCTATAATAATTACAGTCCTGTTTTTGTGTCCTTAATTCCAGAATCATTAATTTATACGGCTCTAAGTTAAGGGGAGCAAAAATTATACCTGCAACAATACCTGCCCGCCGGCCGGCATGTCCCCCAGATATGCCGCAGTTTGGCGAGGTGCGTTAAATAACGGAATTGCTAAAGGAGCGCTGTCTTAATGAAATATGTAATCTTACTTGGCGACGGCATGGCCGACGAAAAAATTGCCGAACTGGACGGCAAAACGCCTCTTCAATACGCCAGCACACCCAATATGGACAGGCTGGCGGCAGGCGGGGAAACCGGCATGGTACATACCGTCCCGGATGGATTTCCGCCTGGCAGCGATGTAGCCAACCTCTCGGTAATGGGGTACAATCCGCGGGAATATTATACCGGGCGTTCTCCGCTGGAAGCGGTAAGCATGGGGGTTGAACTTTCAGATGACGATGTAGCCTTCCGCTGCAACCTGGTTACCCTGTCAGAAGAAGAGGTATATGAAAACAAGATTATGGTGGATTACAGCTCGGACGAAATTACCACCTCTGAATCGCATGAACTGATCAGGGAAGTCGCCAACCGCCTGGGCAGTAAAGAGTTGCGCTTTTACCCGGGTTTCGGATTTAGACACCTTCTTGTATGGAAAACAGGGCCTGTTGGCGGGAAGCTAACACCACCCCACGATATCTCGGGGCGTACCATTGCCCCATACCTCCCCAAAGGCGAGGGT
The window above is part of the Pelotomaculum thermopropionicum SI genome. Proteins encoded here:
- a CDS encoding hypothetical protein (containing COG3852 NtrB, signal transduction histidine kinase and COG3706 PleD, response regulator containing a CheY-like receiver domain and a GGDEF domain) — its product is MIKVGIIGGGRGGTSILDALSTLKEVEVIGICDINPNAAGLALAKKLKVRAFYDYRDLLWQPGLNLVFEVTGSDLVREAVHKDCPATVEIVDARVAKLMMDLFEELLETNRKLKMEITERKKVEEALRQSNEKLTELDELKTDFLSTVSHELRTPLTSVLGFAKITQKRLEEHIFPLIISTDRRIEKTVKQVKDNLEIIVSEGERLTELINDVLDIAKLEAGKIEWKMEKLSMADVIERATAASSYLFEQKGLAFFKEIEEGLPDLTGDRDRLIQVIINLISNAVKFTNEGSVTCRARMIGDEITVSVIDTGIGIAREDHERIFEKFKQAGETLTDKPKGTGLGLAICKQIVEHHGGRIWVESEPGKGSSFSFALPVSRQADVLVRTVDIDSLVKQLKDRVVTVAPAHFEGRKNILVVDDDAHIRALLRQELEGVGYRVREAKDGMEAICVAKKEKPDLIILDVMMPKMSGFDVAAVLRNDPDTMGIPIIILSIIEDRERGYRIGIDSYFTKPVDSEKLLNEIGLLMSRGCSKKKVLVVDEDESAVKTLTEVLEAKGYTVVAVNDLEGCIKLASEEKPDMIIIDALFSDYSDVVKTLRFEKGLENIFFFLLGEGKGDSTGN